The Benincasa hispida cultivar B227 chromosome 9, ASM972705v1, whole genome shotgun sequence genome has a segment encoding these proteins:
- the LOC120086818 gene encoding putative pentatricopeptide repeat-containing protein At5g43820, which translates to MAFGASRRVLSYQFRGCFWGRLASGRYHDSLLYSPSFSSALSYLFSTLHEPSNPFDDGALADGSQNQRSIDERFVISELSDLLLVQPHGSVSNTLKENPTEKQMPIRAVDGFLLPEEKLRGVFLQKLNGKTAIEHALANTDVNLSQDVVDKALITGSLGSEAMVTFFYWAIKQPSIPKDTSSYNIILKALGRRRFFDSMMDVLHNMTREGVDANMETVSIVVDSLVKAHQVSKALQLFRNLKEIGLKCDTETLNILLQCMCRRSHVGAANSFFNLIKGNVPFDATTYNIIIGGWSRYGRHSEVERILKAMEVDGFSPDCLTYTYLLECLGRANRIDDAVKIFDKMDENGCSPDVDAYNAMISNFICIGDFDKCLTYYRRMLSNRCEPDINTYSNLIIGFLKAKKVADALEMFDEMVGRIIPTTGAITSFMKLSCSYGPPHAAMLIYKKARKVGCRISKSAYKLLLMRLSLFGKFGMLLNIWNEMQESGYDPDVETYEHAIDCLCKTGQLENAVLVMEECLRQGFFPSRQIRSKLNNKLLASDRTDMAYKLWLKVKVARHQENLQRCWRAKGWHY; encoded by the coding sequence ATGGCATTCGGCGCTTCCCGGCGTGTTCTTTCCTATCAATTCAGAGGGTGTTTTTGGGGACGTCTCGCCAGTGGCAGGTATCACGATTCCTTACTTTACTCGCCGTCGTTTTCATCGGCTTTATCATACTTGTTTTCAACCCTACACGAACCATCAAATCCATTTGATGATGGTGCTTTGGCCGATGGGTCTCAGAATCAACGCAGCATAGACGAGCGCTTCGTTATTAGTGAACTTTCTGATCTCTTACTAGTTCAACCTCATGGTTCGGTTTCTAACACTCTCAAAGAGAATCCTACTGAGAAACAGATGCCAATTAGGGCGGTTGATGGATTTTTACTACCAGAAGAAAAATTGCGAGGTGTTTTCCTTCAAAAACTGAATGGTAAAACCGCAATTGAACATGCTTTAGCTAATACTGACGTGAATTTGAGCCAAGATGTTGTCGACAAAGCACTAATCACGGGGAGTTTAGGTAGCGAAGCAATGGTTACCTTCTTTTATTGGGCTATTAAACAGCCGTCGATACCTAAGGATACTTCCAGTTATAACATAATCCTTAAAGCTTTAGGTAGAAGAAGGTTTTTTGACTCCATGATGGATGTTTTGCACAACATGACACGGGAGGGAGTGGATGCGAACATGGAAACAGTATCCATCGTGGTAGACAGTTTGGTCAAGGCTCACCAAGTTTCTAAGGCACTTCAGTTATTCAGAAACTTGAAAGAAATTGGGCTGAAATGTGATACCGAAACCTTGAATATTCTTCTACAATGCATGTGTCGACGTTCCCACGTGGGTGCTGCaaactcattttttaatttaatcaaggGGAACGTACCTTTCGATGCTACAACATACAACATTATAATTGGTGGATGGTCAAGATATGGTAGGCATAGTGAAGTTGAGCGAATTTTGAAAGCAATGGAAGTTGATGGATTTTCTCCAGATTGTCTGACTTACACTTATCTTCTTGAGTGTCTTGGCAGAGCAAATCGCATTGATGACGCTGTCAAGATCTTTGATAAAATGGATGAAAACGGCTGTTCGCCAGATGTTGATGCTTATAATGCAATGATCTCCAACTTTATATGTATAGGTGATTTTGATAAATGCCTGACCTATTACAGGCGTATGTTGAGTAATAGATGTGAACCTGATATCAACACCTATTCCAATTTGATCATTGGGTTTCTTAAAGCCAAGAAAGTGGCCGATGCACTAGAAATGTTTGATGAGATGGTGGGAAGAATAATTCCCACTACGGGGGCAATAACATCCTTCATGAAACTTAGCTGTAGTTATGGTCCTCCGCATGCAGCTATGTTAATCTACAAGAAAGCAAGAAAAGTTGGATGTAGGATATCCAAGAGTGCTTACAAATTGTTGCTAATGCGGCTTTCTTTGTTTGGTAAATTTGGCATGCTATTAAATATATGGAATGAGATGCAAGAAAGTGGTTATGATCCTGATGTGGAAACTTATGAGCATGCCATTGACTGTCTTTGTAAAACAGGGCAGCTTGAAAATGCTGTACTCGTCATGGAAGAATGTTTACGTCAGGGTTTCTTCCCAAGTAGGCAAATACGTAGCAAGCTTAATAACAAACTATTGGCCTCTGATAGGACAGATATGGCATATAAACTCTGGTTGAAAGTCAAAGTTGCTCGTCATCAGGAAAATTTGCAAAGATGTTGGCGTGCCAAGGGATGGCATTATTGA
- the LOC120084906 gene encoding uncharacterized protein LOC120084906, which yields MEHLIKSKYEQVGQTYRLRDIIEDVRRDYGVNISYGQAYRAKEYGLVYARGSPEGSHAIVRAYGETLKFTNPGTIFEGFLNCIRPVIVVDGTHLHEKYKGILLIATCIDGNNNIYHTAFSIVDGENDASWTWFMTHLKVLIGDVPNLVIISDRHILIAKAVVSIFPDAFHGLCIYHIWNNLVDKFNNKDINPHFYLAAKAYRMFDFQMYWPKLHQYLGVTAYLEEIGLQRWARIYQIHCKYDKMTTDIVEYLNRVLKNARELPITKLLEHICEWLQGYIEIRLLNGNKSLFGYVNPTSWLRKFGCFLLNSVSAPLFIAEETSIQLHMKLQQEPGG from the exons ATGGAACACTTAATCAAGTCCAAATACGAACAAGTTGGTCAAACCTACCGCTTAAGGGATATAATTGAGGACGTCCGACGAGATTATGGAGTGAACATAAGTTACGGACAAGCTTATCGCGCTAAAGAGTATGGATTAGTGTATGCACGAGGGTCGCCAGAAGGATCACATGCTATTGTTAGAGCATACGGCGAGACACTTAAGTTTACAAACCCAGGTACCATATTTGAG GGGTTTCTAAACTGCATCCGCCCAGTAATTGTTGTTGATGGAACCCATTTGCATGAGAAATACAAAGGTATATTGTTAATAGCAACGTGTATCGATGGAAATAACAACATATATCATACCGCCTTCAGTATTGTAGATGGTGAGAACGATGCATCATGGACTTGGTTCATGACTCATTTGAAGGTTTTGATAGGAGACGTTCCCAATTTAGTGATTATATCAGATCGTCACATCTTAATTGCAAAGGCTGTTGTAAGTATATTCCCTGATGCATTTCATGGCCTATGTATAtaccatatttggaacaatttgGTTGACAAATTCAATAATAAGGACATAAACCCACACTTCTACCTAGCGGCGAAAGCTTATAGAATGTTTGACTTTCAGATGTATTGGCCTAAGCTCCATCAATATCTTGGTGTGACGGCCTATCTTGAGGAGATTGGATTACAACGGTGGGCAAGGATTTATCAAATCCATTGTAAGTATGACAAGATGACGACAGATATAGTAGAATACCTCAATAGAGTGTTGAAAAATGCCCGAGAACTACCAATCACAAAGCTATTAGAGCATATCTGCGAGTGGTTACAAG GTTATATTGAAATTAGATTGCTTAATGGCAATAAGTCTCTGTTTGGTTACGTGAATCCCACTTCCTGGTTGAGGAAATTCGGTTGCTTTCTTCTGAATTCCGTGAGTGCTCCTTTGTTCATAGCAGAAGAAACTTCAATTCAGTTGCACATGAAGCTGCAACAAGAGCCAGGAGGTTAA